The following are encoded together in the Thalassomonas haliotis genome:
- a CDS encoding tetratricopeptide repeat protein has product MKNAILPSVIFLAAASVLFYLEYQSQHSAEVVQVVAVAAIEKENFELVGSNEPVSLLLQEAKGQVSSTDKDRAEKAQQFLWLKGISSPAELYASNQWQALTQTKQQLARLILAKEAITNKNPVLALEMLAKMPTKQLHAISAGFYLALAYARTGDKAQAIASYQSVLEHDPSHQGAAINLGLLFKEKQDYAQAIPVLEHAVNISRGTKLAKAHAILAACLYQQQQYQRALGHYRTSIEYRPDHPGTWLGLAKTQEKLHLPYQQVFTTFTRTAKLNAKHYKPWTELGRFQLENLDFSGAVLSLNKALELSPFNLSATRALAWATFEAGQEKKAAQLWRYLAKNEKVKARRKLARHMLVLLTEDHEASAVILTDLEQTLLGKSLKNSLRSQYAYAWYLAQLITTEPKQAMPQRTRLLGEEGKQEGAKNTDRFRFRQLYRLALQQEKRQEFQQALATLARLQKSNLYAYPLLKKLSRLHYGLGQLSQANQYAEQALAYTPNDRTLLLHKITLDIERGHFKPAQKRLNKLALSGDGESDLIALYAKLAWQQRDWENALTYYRQLLRLELDNEAAHYHLAQIFLEKGESPKAIEHLTTLLSINSGAIDARLLLAQIYCQQDDLTTCHREAAKVLKLVPTNEQAQNLVNHLI; this is encoded by the coding sequence ATGAAAAATGCCATTTTACCCAGTGTGATCTTTCTGGCCGCCGCCAGCGTGCTTTTTTACCTGGAATACCAGTCACAGCATAGCGCTGAAGTTGTGCAAGTTGTTGCGGTGGCGGCGATAGAAAAGGAAAACTTTGAGTTGGTCGGCAGCAATGAGCCTGTGTCTTTGTTGCTTCAAGAGGCAAAAGGGCAGGTTTCTTCGACTGATAAGGATAGGGCGGAAAAAGCGCAGCAGTTTCTCTGGTTAAAGGGCATAAGTTCGCCGGCCGAACTTTATGCCAGCAATCAGTGGCAAGCATTGACGCAAACAAAACAGCAGCTGGCCCGCCTGATATTGGCCAAAGAGGCGATAACCAATAAAAATCCGGTATTGGCGCTTGAAATGCTGGCTAAGATGCCGACAAAACAATTACATGCCATTAGCGCCGGCTTTTATCTGGCGCTGGCCTATGCCCGTACCGGAGATAAAGCGCAGGCGATCGCCAGCTATCAAAGTGTGCTGGAGCATGACCCCTCACATCAGGGAGCGGCAATTAATCTAGGTTTGCTGTTTAAAGAAAAGCAGGATTATGCACAGGCCATTCCCGTATTGGAGCATGCGGTTAACATCAGCCGCGGCACTAAACTGGCAAAAGCCCATGCGATACTGGCGGCGTGTCTTTATCAGCAACAGCAGTACCAAAGGGCTTTGGGCCATTACCGAACTTCGATTGAGTACCGTCCCGATCACCCGGGTACCTGGCTGGGGCTGGCAAAAACTCAGGAAAAGCTGCATCTGCCCTATCAGCAAGTGTTTACCACATTTACAAGAACGGCAAAATTAAATGCCAAACACTATAAGCCGTGGACTGAGTTGGGTCGGTTTCAGCTGGAAAACCTCGATTTTTCCGGTGCTGTGCTCTCCCTGAATAAAGCGCTGGAGTTGTCGCCTTTTAACCTTAGCGCCACCCGGGCGCTGGCATGGGCGACTTTTGAAGCAGGACAAGAGAAAAAAGCGGCGCAATTGTGGCGCTACCTGGCCAAGAATGAAAAAGTAAAAGCCCGGCGTAAACTGGCCCGGCATATGTTAGTCCTGTTAACCGAAGATCATGAGGCAAGTGCGGTGATCCTGACAGATCTTGAGCAAACCTTGCTTGGCAAGTCACTCAAGAACAGCTTACGGTCCCAGTATGCTTATGCCTGGTATTTAGCTCAGCTGATAACAACAGAGCCGAAGCAGGCGATGCCACAACGGACAAGGCTTTTAGGGGAAGAGGGCAAGCAGGAGGGCGCAAAAAATACCGACCGCTTCCGTTTTCGCCAGCTTTACCGCTTGGCGCTGCAACAGGAAAAGCGCCAGGAGTTTCAGCAGGCGTTAGCGACTTTAGCCCGGCTGCAAAAAAGCAACTTGTATGCTTACCCGTTATTGAAAAAGCTCAGCCGCTTGCATTATGGCTTAGGGCAGTTATCACAGGCCAACCAATATGCCGAGCAGGCACTGGCATATACGCCCAATGACAGGACGCTATTGCTGCATAAAATAACACTTGATATCGAGCGCGGACATTTTAAACCGGCGCAAAAAAGGCTGAATAAGTTAGCCCTTTCGGGGGATGGGGAGAGTGACCTTATAGCCTTGTATGCTAAACTAGCCTGGCAACAAAGGGATTGGGAGAATGCCTTAACCTATTATCGGCAGTTACTAAGGCTAGAGCTGGATAATGAAGCGGCTCATTATCACCTGGCACAAATTTTTCTGGAAAAAGGGGAATCGCCAAAAGCTATCGAACATTTAACGACTTTACTGTCGATAAATTCCGGCGCCATAGATGCCCGGTTATTACTGGCACAAATTTATTGTCAGCAAGATGATTTAACAACATGTCACCGGGAAGCCGCTAAGGTACTGAAACTGGTGCCGACAAACGAACAAGCCCAAAACCTGGTTAACCATTTAATTTAA
- a CDS encoding DUF6058 family natural product biosynthesis protein, giving the protein MKSQSACLTEYLNNHFYTRSQLLTRAKLEESSFERLQANKIMPAASYRLKTAIALDSFFGRHHLEEESQYYAKGYVSWLQYLSGLEAGQGREHEIQATVFADFSTRYQTRLATLATQGFHLPIMDNKAHLHVLLLSEWQHFLSGTYGLCTRSGLPEDIAAKELALVMIKTIVGEGLERDVAALTPGLSKQLKQVVDLLDQVSSAFAPHEVKLSSRELYINRVRLKYRLS; this is encoded by the coding sequence ATGAAGTCCCAGAGCGCTTGCTTAACCGAATATTTAAACAACCATTTCTACACCCGTTCACAATTATTAACCCGGGCAAAGTTAGAAGAGAGCAGCTTTGAGCGCTTACAGGCTAACAAGATCATGCCCGCCGCTTCATACCGGCTGAAAACCGCCATAGCGCTGGACTCTTTTTTCGGCAGGCACCACCTGGAAGAAGAAAGTCAATATTATGCCAAGGGGTATGTGAGCTGGCTGCAATATCTGTCCGGGCTGGAAGCAGGGCAAGGCCGTGAGCATGAGATACAAGCCACTGTTTTTGCTGATTTTAGTACCAGGTATCAAACAAGGCTGGCGACCTTGGCAACACAAGGCTTTCATTTGCCAATAATGGACAATAAGGCGCATTTGCATGTTTTACTCCTGTCAGAGTGGCAACATTTTTTAAGCGGCACCTATGGCTTATGTACCCGCTCGGGGTTGCCGGAAGATATTGCTGCCAAGGAGCTGGCGCTTGTTATGATAAAAACCATAGTGGGCGAAGGACTCGAACGGGATGTTGCCGCACTGACGCCGGGGTTAAGCAAACAATTAAAGCAGGTGGTGGATTTACTCGACCAGGTGAGCAGTGCCTTTGCTCCCCACGAAGTCAAACTCAGCTCTCGCGAGTTATATATCAACCGGGTGCGGCTAAAATATCGCCTCAGCTAA
- a CDS encoding SRPBCC domain-containing protein, with the protein MSNIALKIGVKAGKEKVMAALDTLEGLAGWWTWDVSGDPGEGGTLAFRFHGQGPDMKVLSVTDHSVHWQCIAGHEQWLGTEIKFTVKDEGESAIYFQHLNWQDESGFYALCSMKWATFMLSLKQYLDQGSGHPFPDDIQINTL; encoded by the coding sequence ATGAGTAATATCGCATTAAAAATAGGCGTTAAGGCCGGCAAAGAAAAAGTTATGGCAGCCCTTGATACCCTTGAAGGCCTGGCCGGATGGTGGACCTGGGATGTCAGCGGCGATCCGGGGGAAGGCGGCACTTTAGCTTTTCGCTTTCATGGCCAGGGTCCTGACATGAAAGTACTGTCAGTGACAGATCACAGCGTACACTGGCAATGCATCGCCGGTCATGAACAGTGGCTGGGCACAGAAATAAAATTCACCGTAAAAGATGAAGGAGAAAGCGCCATTTATTTTCAGCACCTGAACTGGCAAGATGAATCCGGATTTTATGCCCTGTGCTCGATGAAGTGGGCGACCTTTATGTTAAGCCTGAAACAATATTTAGATCAGGGCAGCGGCCACCCTTTCCCCGATGATATTCAGATCAATACCCTCTGA
- a CDS encoding ArsR/SmtB family transcription factor produces MESKKRLDLIFSALADSRRREMLEQLCEGKKSVGELASLFDLSLGAISKHVSLLESADIIYKTKQGRTVYCHMNVDIWQEVSAYISMQASFWHNRLNELEDFVLNKAGSKSAIDNNKELP; encoded by the coding sequence ATGGAAAGTAAAAAACGATTAGATCTGATTTTTTCTGCCTTGGCAGACAGCCGGCGCCGGGAAATGCTGGAGCAGCTGTGCGAGGGCAAGAAATCTGTCGGTGAACTGGCAAGCTTATTTGATTTAAGCCTGGGGGCAATATCTAAACATGTTTCCCTGCTGGAAAGCGCCGATATTATTTATAAAACCAAGCAGGGGCGTACCGTGTATTGCCATATGAATGTTGATATCTGGCAGGAAGTGTCCGCTTATATCAGTATGCAGGCCAGCTTCTGGCACAACCGCTTAAATGAACTGGAAGACTTTGTGCTGAACAAGGCCGGCAGCAAAAGCGCTATTGATAACAATAAGGAGTTGCCATGA
- a CDS encoding SRPBCC family protein has protein sequence MKAGELVIKKVFNCSKRELFDAWSQVGLLSKWFFAAPQKYKDSRVRSNFTVNGEYSLTMFFEDGSEASIWGHYQEITRYSAIVMSWNSAIAKDSKVELGFSELSANRAQLILRHTLFPDEASRAAHQQGWSACLANLEKLFDERE, from the coding sequence ATGAAGGCCGGTGAGTTAGTGATTAAAAAAGTGTTTAACTGTTCTAAAAGGGAATTGTTTGATGCCTGGTCTCAGGTGGGTTTGCTGTCGAAGTGGTTTTTTGCCGCGCCGCAAAAATATAAAGACTCCAGGGTGCGCAGCAATTTTACCGTCAACGGTGAATATTCACTTACCATGTTTTTTGAAGATGGTTCAGAGGCCTCAATCTGGGGGCATTACCAGGAAATTACCCGCTACTCGGCAATTGTGATGTCCTGGAATTCAGCGATTGCCAAAGACAGCAAGGTTGAACTTGGCTTTAGCGAACTCTCTGCCAACCGGGCGCAACTTATCCTCAGGCATACATTATTTCCTGATGAAGCATCCAGAGCGGCCCACCAGCAGGGATGGTCGGCATGTCTGGCGAATCTTGAAAAGCTATTCGATGAAAGGGAATAA
- the astE gene encoding succinylglutamate desuccinylase, with protein MKSSLQQELQTTGDFLALTRANEWSIDSDFSFEVSCKKTQAKSKVSVLDTGIIVFEPLDHVSSKDIVLSCAVHGNETAPIEICTDLVKQLILGDLHLQERVLFLFGNPAAINIGKRFVEENLNRLFSGAHSLPQGDETGLVNKERHRALALENAVRDFFTQGSDISAERQRYHYDLHTAIRGSKNDKFAVYPFRHGQPWKKEQLQFMLACGVNTILLSHSPTTTFSYFSSNEFGADAFTVELGKVRPFGENDMANFAGVTQTLIRFISGEDLQLTDYNSGDFSIFEIYQTINREQENFTLHFADDVENFTDFPQGYLLATDGDIEHRVKKAGEAIIFPNAGVAIGQRALLTVISTDID; from the coding sequence ATGAAGTCATCGTTACAGCAAGAATTACAAACCACCGGGGATTTTCTCGCCTTAACCCGGGCAAATGAATGGTCAATTGACAGCGACTTTTCATTTGAAGTGAGCTGCAAAAAAACGCAGGCCAAAAGCAAGGTCAGCGTACTAGACACCGGCATCATCGTTTTTGAACCTTTAGATCATGTTTCCAGTAAAGATATTGTTTTATCCTGTGCGGTACACGGCAATGAAACCGCGCCGATTGAAATTTGCACCGACTTAGTCAAACAGCTGATCTTGGGTGATTTACACCTGCAGGAGCGGGTCTTGTTTTTATTCGGCAACCCGGCGGCGATTAATATCGGCAAGCGTTTTGTTGAAGAAAACCTTAACCGTTTATTCTCCGGCGCCCACTCTTTACCCCAGGGAGATGAGACCGGGCTGGTTAACAAAGAGCGTCACCGGGCATTGGCATTAGAAAATGCCGTGCGGGACTTTTTCACGCAAGGCAGTGACATTTCAGCTGAGCGCCAGCGCTATCATTATGACTTACATACCGCTATTCGCGGCTCTAAAAATGACAAGTTTGCCGTTTACCCGTTCAGGCATGGCCAGCCGTGGAAAAAAGAGCAGTTACAATTTATGCTTGCCTGTGGCGTTAATACCATCTTGCTTAGCCATTCGCCAACCACGACTTTTAGCTACTTCTCGTCAAACGAATTCGGCGCCGATGCCTTTACCGTGGAATTAGGCAAAGTCAGGCCTTTTGGTGAAAATGATATGGCCAATTTTGCCGGTGTCACCCAGACCCTGATCCGGTTTATCAGTGGCGAAGATTTGCAGTTAACAGACTACAACAGCGGTGATTTCAGTATTTTTGAGATTTACCAGACCATTAACCGCGAGCAAGAAAACTTTACCCTGCATTTTGCCGATGATGTAGAGAACTTCACCGACTTTCCACAAGGTTATCTGCTGGCAACCGATGGTGATATCGAGCACAGGGTGAAAAAGGCGGGCGAGGCGATTATTTTCCCCAATGCGGGGGTTGCTATCGGTCAGCGGGCGTTATTGACAGTCATCTCCACTGATATCGACTAA